One genomic region from Haloprofundus salinisoli encodes:
- a CDS encoding FAD-binding oxidoreductase: MASQGRTPADDRRSTLVPEAVDDFVDAFGGDVLLPSDEGYEEARRVWNGMIDRRPALIARCSGTADVVETVRFAREHELPLAVRGGGHNVAGTAVCDDGVVVDLSAMNGVFVDPDARRVRAQGGATLGDVDRETQLFGLATALGVVSETGIAGLTLNGGVGHLRRRYGLALDNLVSVELVTADGTVRTASETVNPDLFWAVRGGGGNFGVVTAFEYELHEVGPEVFGLFVWYRGDDASTALRTFRDYAADASRDGSVLPFYATVPELDEFPEDAWGESTVVFLGCYDGAIGDAEAEFEALRTVADPLVDFSGVMEYTELQSMLDEDFPDGLQYYWKASYVRELTDDVVDLVVRYGRESPSPLSTVDIWHLGGAISDVAPDETAFWHRGAPFMVTFEANWEDPETDDANVAWARNGLAELREMPVAAGAYGNFPGFGEDPARTLFGENYARLVDVKREYDPENLFRLNQNVVPDGATGAAR, from the coding sequence ATGGCTTCGCAAGGACGAACTCCCGCGGACGACCGGCGTTCGACGCTCGTTCCGGAGGCGGTCGACGATTTCGTCGACGCCTTCGGCGGCGATGTACTGCTCCCGTCGGACGAGGGCTACGAGGAGGCACGGAGAGTCTGGAACGGGATGATAGACAGGCGGCCGGCGCTCATCGCCCGCTGCTCGGGGACCGCCGACGTCGTCGAGACGGTGCGGTTCGCCCGCGAGCACGAACTGCCGCTCGCGGTCCGCGGCGGCGGCCACAACGTCGCGGGCACCGCCGTCTGTGACGACGGCGTCGTCGTCGACCTCTCGGCGATGAACGGCGTGTTCGTCGACCCCGACGCGCGACGGGTCCGCGCGCAGGGCGGCGCGACGCTGGGCGACGTGGACCGCGAGACCCAACTGTTCGGCCTCGCGACAGCACTCGGCGTCGTCTCCGAGACCGGTATCGCCGGGCTCACGCTCAACGGCGGGGTCGGCCACCTCCGCCGGAGGTACGGCCTCGCGCTGGACAACCTCGTCTCGGTCGAGCTCGTCACCGCCGACGGGACGGTTCGAACCGCGAGCGAGACGGTGAACCCCGACCTCTTCTGGGCGGTCCGCGGCGGCGGCGGTAACTTCGGCGTCGTCACCGCCTTCGAGTACGAACTTCACGAGGTCGGTCCGGAGGTGTTCGGCCTCTTCGTCTGGTACCGCGGCGACGACGCGAGTACGGCGCTCCGGACCTTCCGTGACTACGCCGCCGACGCCTCCCGCGACGGGAGCGTGCTACCCTTCTACGCGACAGTGCCCGAACTCGACGAGTTCCCCGAGGACGCGTGGGGCGAGTCGACGGTCGTATTCCTCGGCTGTTACGACGGAGCCATCGGAGACGCCGAAGCCGAGTTCGAGGCGCTGCGAACCGTCGCCGACCCGCTGGTCGATTTCAGCGGCGTGATGGAGTACACGGAACTTCAGTCGATGCTCGACGAGGACTTTCCCGACGGCCTCCAGTACTACTGGAAGGCCAGTTACGTGAGGGAACTCACCGACGACGTCGTCGACCTCGTAGTTCGATACGGACGCGAGAGTCCGTCGCCGCTGTCGACGGTCGACATCTGGCATCTTGGCGGCGCTATCTCGGACGTCGCCCCCGACGAGACGGCCTTTTGGCACCGCGGCGCGCCGTTCATGGTCACGTTCGAGGCGAACTGGGAGGACCCAGAGACCGACGATGCGAACGTCGCGTGGGCTCGAAACGGCCTCGCCGAGCTCCGGGAGATGCCCGTCGCCGCCGGCGCGTACGGTAACTTCCCCGGGTTCGGCGAGGACCCCGCTCGGACGCTGTTCGGCGAGAACTACGCCCGGTTGGTCGACGTAAAGCGCGAGTACGACCCGGAGAACCTGTTCAGACTTAACCAGAACGTCGTGCCGGACGGGGCGACCGGAGCCGCTCGATGA